In Emys orbicularis isolate rEmyOrb1 chromosome 16, rEmyOrb1.hap1, whole genome shotgun sequence, a genomic segment contains:
- the PEBP1 gene encoding phosphatidylethanolamine-binding protein 1 isoform X1 produces the protein MPLELGLWDGPLSLGEVEQQPALPLRVRYGALELDELGKVLTPTQVQNRPTSIEWDGCDPQKLYTLVLTDPDAPSRKDPKFREWHHFLVVNMKGNDLSSGCVLSDYVGSGPPKGTGLHRYVWLVYEQPQPLNCNEPILTNRSGDKRGKFQVASFRKKYKLGNPVAGTCYQAEWDSYVPKLYEQLSGK, from the exons ATGccgctggagctggggctgtgggACGGGCCGCTGAGCCTGGGCGAGGTGGAGCAGCAGCCGGCGCTGCCCCTGCGGGTGCGCTACGGGGCGCTGGAGCTGGACGAGCTGGGCAAGGTGCTCACCCCCACGCAG GTTCAGAACCGCCCAACCAGCATTGAGTGGGATGGCTGCGATCCACAGAAACTCTACACCTTGGTTCTTACTGATCCAGATGCTCCGAGCAGGAAGGATCCAAAGTTCAG GGAATGGCATCACTTCTTGGTTGTCAACATGAAAGGAAATGACCTCAGCAGTGGGTGTGTCCTTTCTGATTACGTTGGTTCTGGGCCACCCAAAGGGACAG GACTTCACCGGTACGTGTGGCTGGTCTACGAACAGCCGCAGCCACTGAACTGCAACGAACCCATCCTCACGAACCGATCTGGTGACAAACGTGGGAAGTTCCAAGTGGCCTCTTTCCGCAAAAAGTACAAGCTGGGAAACCCGGTGGCCGGCACCTGCTATCAGGCGGAGTGGGATAGCTATGTGCCAAAACTCTACGAGCAGCTGTCTGGGAagtag
- the PEBP1 gene encoding phosphatidylethanolamine-binding protein 1 isoform X2 produces MPLELGLWDGPLSLGEVLTPTQVQNRPTSIEWDGCDPQKLYTLVLTDPDAPSRKDPKFREWHHFLVVNMKGNDLSSGCVLSDYVGSGPPKGTGLHRYVWLVYEQPQPLNCNEPILTNRSGDKRGKFQVASFRKKYKLGNPVAGTCYQAEWDSYVPKLYEQLSGK; encoded by the exons ATGccgctggagctggggctgtgggACGGGCCGCTGAGCCTGGGCGAG GTGCTCACCCCCACGCAG GTTCAGAACCGCCCAACCAGCATTGAGTGGGATGGCTGCGATCCACAGAAACTCTACACCTTGGTTCTTACTGATCCAGATGCTCCGAGCAGGAAGGATCCAAAGTTCAG GGAATGGCATCACTTCTTGGTTGTCAACATGAAAGGAAATGACCTCAGCAGTGGGTGTGTCCTTTCTGATTACGTTGGTTCTGGGCCACCCAAAGGGACAG GACTTCACCGGTACGTGTGGCTGGTCTACGAACAGCCGCAGCCACTGAACTGCAACGAACCCATCCTCACGAACCGATCTGGTGACAAACGTGGGAAGTTCCAAGTGGCCTCTTTCCGCAAAAAGTACAAGCTGGGAAACCCGGTGGCCGGCACCTGCTATCAGGCGGAGTGGGATAGCTATGTGCCAAAACTCTACGAGCAGCTGTCTGGGAagtag